In one uncultured Devosia sp. genomic region, the following are encoded:
- the xylA gene encoding xylose isomerase, translating into MTDFFKGLSQVKFEGEASTNPLAYRHYNKDELVDGKRMEDHIRPAIAYWHTFAQEGTDPFGGRTYDRPWYDKGMEGAKLKADVAFEFFDLIDVPFFCFHDVDIAPEGDTLAESNKNVRAIGDIFAKKMQSQRTKLLWGTANLFSNRRYMAGAATNPDPEVFAYAAGQVKNVLELTHELGGENYVLWGGREGYETLLNTNFGQEQDQMARFLHLVIEHAEKIGFKGQILIEPKPQEPSKHQYDYDVATVFGFLQRYGLEKHVKCNIEVGHAFLAGHSFEHELAVASSLGMLGSVDANRNDLQSGWDTDHFPNNPGEMALAFYYILKQGGLGKGGFNFDAKVRRQSLDPADLLYGHVGGLDVLARGLKGAAALIADGEFDKNLDTRYAGWNQGLGKDILDKKLSLADIADKVHADGINPQPRSGRQEYLENLVNRFV; encoded by the coding sequence GTGACGGATTTCTTTAAGGGACTTTCCCAGGTCAAGTTCGAGGGAGAGGCCAGCACCAATCCCTTGGCCTATCGCCATTACAACAAGGACGAGCTGGTCGACGGCAAGCGCATGGAAGACCACATCCGCCCCGCAATCGCCTATTGGCACACCTTCGCCCAAGAAGGCACCGACCCCTTCGGCGGCCGCACCTACGACCGCCCCTGGTATGACAAGGGCATGGAGGGCGCAAAGCTCAAGGCCGACGTCGCCTTCGAATTCTTCGACCTGATCGACGTCCCCTTCTTCTGCTTCCACGATGTGGACATCGCCCCCGAAGGCGACACCCTCGCCGAAAGCAACAAGAACGTCCGTGCCATCGGCGACATCTTTGCAAAGAAGATGCAGAGCCAGCGCACCAAGCTCCTTTGGGGCACGGCCAATCTCTTCTCCAACCGCCGCTACATGGCTGGTGCTGCGACAAATCCCGATCCGGAAGTCTTCGCCTATGCTGCCGGCCAAGTAAAGAATGTGCTCGAGCTGACCCACGAACTGGGCGGCGAGAACTATGTGCTCTGGGGCGGCCGCGAGGGCTATGAAACCCTGCTCAACACCAATTTCGGCCAAGAGCAGGACCAGATGGCCCGCTTCCTGCATCTCGTCATCGAGCATGCCGAAAAGATCGGCTTTAAGGGCCAGATCCTGATCGAGCCCAAGCCGCAGGAACCCAGCAAGCACCAGTATGACTATGACGTCGCGACGGTGTTTGGTTTCCTCCAGCGCTATGGTCTCGAAAAGCATGTGAAATGCAATATCGAGGTCGGCCACGCTTTCCTCGCCGGCCATAGCTTCGAGCACGAACTGGCCGTTGCCTCCTCGCTGGGCATGCTCGGCTCGGTCGATGCCAATCGCAACGACCTGCAGTCCGGCTGGGATACCGATCACTTCCCCAACAATCCCGGCGAAATGGCTTTGGCCTTTTACTACATCCTGAAGCAAGGTGGCCTCGGCAAGGGCGGCTTCAACTTCGACGCCAAGGTGCGCCGCCAGTCACTCGATCCGGCTGACCTGCTCTATGGTCACGTCGGTGGGCTCGATGTCCTGGCTCGCGGCCTCAAGGGTGCAGCTGCCCTGATCGCCGATGGCGAGTTCGACAAGAATCTCGACACCCGCTACGCCGGCTGGAACCAGGGCCTTGGCAAGGACATCCTGGACAAGAAGCTCAGCCTGGCTGACATCGCCGACAAGGTTCATGCCGATGGCATCAACCCCCAGCCGCGCTCGGGCCGCCAGGAATATCTCGAAAATCTGGTCAACCGGTTCGTGTGA
- a CDS encoding aldose epimerase family protein: MAIAVSTFGEFNGKRVDQFRLQSVTGVTVDLIGYGVAVRDWRVPVEGGERSVVLGFDSMDAYAQHSPHFGSLAGRVANRISGPSFEIDGKTYELPANAGDLQLHGGDEGLGRQVWDGQVDEGNNAVRFTHFSPGGAMGYPGNVNFSATYTLKGNRLRLELAATTDQATPISLVQHQYFNLGTSDDVLDHTIQVNSAAFTELGDNLAPTGAILPSRGTVYDLRQPRIMRDGQGQPVDYDIGMVLDSGRSVADPIATVVSPGRDLTLKLWSDRPGVQVYNGVWTDIPVPGLNGKSYKKHAGFCLEDQAFADAVNNPHFPNVIYSPERPYSHWCEFEIA; the protein is encoded by the coding sequence ATGGCCATAGCGGTTTCCACTTTCGGCGAGTTCAATGGCAAGAGGGTGGATCAGTTTCGCCTCCAAAGCGTCACCGGCGTCACGGTTGACTTGATCGGTTATGGCGTTGCCGTGCGGGATTGGCGCGTGCCGGTCGAGGGTGGTGAGCGCTCTGTCGTTCTCGGATTCGACAGCATGGATGCCTATGCCCAGCACAGCCCGCATTTCGGTTCGCTGGCGGGGCGCGTTGCCAATCGCATTTCGGGTCCGTCGTTCGAAATCGACGGCAAGACCTACGAGCTGCCGGCCAATGCCGGCGACCTGCAATTGCATGGCGGTGATGAAGGCCTGGGCCGGCAGGTCTGGGACGGTCAGGTGGACGAAGGCAACAATGCCGTGCGCTTTACCCATTTTTCGCCCGGCGGCGCCATGGGCTATCCGGGCAATGTGAACTTTTCGGCGACTTATACGCTCAAGGGCAATCGATTGCGGCTTGAGCTTGCGGCGACCACCGACCAGGCAACGCCGATCAGCCTGGTGCAGCACCAGTATTTCAACCTCGGCACCAGCGATGACGTGCTGGATCACACGATCCAGGTCAATTCCGCAGCCTTTACCGAATTGGGCGACAATCTTGCGCCGACCGGCGCCATCCTGCCGTCGCGCGGCACGGTCTATGATCTGCGCCAGCCGCGCATCATGCGCGATGGCCAGGGCCAGCCGGTCGATTATGATATCGGCATGGTGCTCGACAGCGGCCGCAGCGTTGCCGATCCGATCGCCACGGTGGTTTCGCCGGGCAGGGACCTGACGCTCAAGCTGTGGAGCGACCGGCCGGGCGTTCAGGTCTATAACGGAGTCTGGACCGATATTCCGGTGCCGGGCCTCAATGGCAAGAGCTACAAAAAGCATGCCGGCTTCTGCCTCGAAGACCAGGCCTTTGCCGATGCGGTCAACAATCCGCATTTCCCCAATGTGATCTATTCGCCCGAGCGCCCCTATTCGCATTGGTGCGAATTCGAAATCGCCTGA
- a CDS encoding DUF2189 domain-containing protein, producing the protein MSNFHILAGAGDKLDMPMINKISLGDLGDALRKGVADFAEKPSHYVMLVLIYPIIGIVLTVWMNGYHTWPMLYPLIGGFALIGPFAALGLYEISRRREQGLDTSWSHAFEVLRSPAIGSIAAVGVLLFVLFTLWLTAAQALYEATFGSSTPETLSGLMAQIFTQPGGMTLLVVGSLLGALFALVTLCTTVIAFPLLLDRDVGAFVAIETSFRAVIANPIPMLAWGLIVGAGLFLGSIPLFVGLAVVIPIFGHATWHLYRKLVEPASMLRDL; encoded by the coding sequence ATGTCCAACTTCCACATTCTCGCCGGTGCGGGCGACAAGCTCGACATGCCGATGATCAACAAGATCAGTCTGGGCGACCTCGGTGACGCGTTGCGCAAAGGCGTGGCCGATTTCGCCGAAAAGCCCAGCCACTATGTCATGCTCGTGCTGATCTATCCCATCATTGGCATCGTGCTGACCGTCTGGATGAACGGCTATCACACCTGGCCCATGCTCTACCCGCTGATCGGCGGCTTTGCCCTCATCGGCCCCTTCGCCGCACTGGGGCTCTACGAAATCTCCCGCCGTCGCGAACAGGGGCTGGACACCAGCTGGTCCCACGCCTTCGAAGTGCTGCGGTCTCCGGCCATTGGCTCCATCGCTGCCGTGGGCGTCTTGCTGTTCGTGCTCTTCACGCTGTGGCTGACGGCAGCACAGGCGCTTTATGAAGCCACGTTCGGCTCGTCCACGCCCGAAACCCTCTCCGGCCTCATGGCGCAAATCTTCACCCAGCCCGGCGGCATGACACTGCTTGTTGTTGGCTCACTGCTCGGCGCACTGTTTGCGCTGGTCACGCTCTGCACCACCGTCATCGCCTTCCCGCTGCTGCTCGATCGCGATGTCGGGGCCTTCGTCGCCATTGAGACCTCGTTCCGGGCAGTTATCGCCAACCCCATTCCCATGCTGGCCTGGGGCTTGATCGTCGGGGCCGGTCTTTTCCTCGGCTCGATTCCGCTGTTTGTCGGCCTTGCCGTGGTCATCCCGATCTTTGGCCATGCCACCTGGCATCTCTATCGCAAGCTGGTCGAACCGGCCTCGATGCTGCGCGACCTCTGA
- a CDS encoding LacI family DNA-binding transcriptional regulator produces the protein MAEGRNVDEIGLKRRATVHDVARTAGVSLATVDRVLNGRPGVRAQTVEKVEAAIAEIGFQRDLGASLLARARDLKFTFIIPDGSNEFMASLADAVDRRLGPALTDRIHLEIRRVRALDGQALAQSLDALDQRHCDCAIVVASDEASVRDAVDNASRNGIAVMTLVSDLPGTQRRHFIGIDNVAAGRTAASLMGRFLPQGGKIAVIAGSLHLRDHADRLAGFRDVLTEEFPRIDIIGPVEGHDERGETQVIIGDLLNRYPDLAGLYNLGAGNAGLVAALDASSRAGQIRVIAHELTEPTRRGLQSGAIDLILDQNPDGEIREAIAAARTLALGGRQLGDINPIEIGIFLRDNLR, from the coding sequence ATGGCAGAAGGACGCAATGTGGACGAGATCGGTTTGAAGCGCCGCGCCACAGTTCATGACGTGGCGAGGACCGCAGGCGTTTCGCTCGCCACGGTGGATCGCGTCCTCAACGGCCGGCCCGGCGTCCGCGCCCAGACGGTCGAAAAGGTCGAGGCCGCCATCGCCGAGATCGGCTTTCAGCGCGACCTCGGCGCTTCGCTTCTTGCCCGCGCCCGCGATCTCAAATTCACCTTCATCATTCCGGACGGCTCCAATGAATTCATGGCCAGCCTCGCCGATGCTGTCGACCGGCGGCTGGGGCCGGCTCTGACCGATCGCATTCACCTCGAGATCCGTCGCGTCCGGGCACTGGATGGCCAGGCCCTGGCGCAAAGCCTCGATGCGCTCGATCAACGCCATTGCGACTGCGCGATCGTGGTGGCCAGCGACGAGGCCTCCGTGCGCGACGCCGTGGACAATGCCAGTCGCAACGGCATCGCCGTGATGACACTCGTCTCCGACCTGCCCGGCACGCAGCGCCGCCATTTCATCGGCATCGACAATGTCGCGGCCGGCCGTACCGCCGCCTCGCTGATGGGACGCTTCCTGCCCCAGGGCGGCAAGATAGCCGTTATTGCCGGTTCGCTCCACCTGCGCGACCATGCTGATCGCCTGGCCGGGTTTCGCGATGTCCTTACGGAGGAATTTCCCCGGATCGACATCATCGGCCCGGTGGAAGGTCACGATGAGCGTGGCGAAACCCAGGTCATCATCGGCGATCTGCTGAACCGGTACCCCGATCTTGCCGGCCTCTATAATCTGGGCGCCGGCAATGCCGGGCTCGTTGCAGCCCTCGATGCTTCGTCGCGCGCCGGTCAGATTCGCGTCATCGCCCATGAGCTGACCGAGCCGACGCGGCGCGGGCTGCAGTCGGGCGCCATCGACTTGATTCTGGACCAGAACCCCGATGGCGAAATTCGCGAGGCCATTGCGGCTGCGCGCACTTTGGCACTCGGGGGCCGCCAATTGGGCGACATCAATCCCATTGAAATCGGGATTTTCCTGCGCGACAATTTGCGTTAG
- the xylB gene encoding xylulokinase — protein MTYLGIDIGTSGVKALLIDAHGRALGEASAAAVEPVRPHPGWSEQNPADWWKATLEAIDKLKATHGNELAKVRGIGLSGHMHGATLLGRNDEVLRPAILWNDGRSANECREMEEALPSLRQIAGNIAAPGFTAPKIAWVRKHEPQIFEKIEKVLLPKAYVRLLLTGEYVEDMSDAAGTLWLDVAKRDWSDELLALTGLGRSHMPRLVEGSEVSGTLKSDLAQRWGMGNVVVAGGAGDNAGAACGIGAIRPGEGFVSLGTSGVIFVSNDKFRPNTEGAVHAFCHAIPDTWHQMGVILSATDSLNWLSRITGQKQAELAGAAERQFNGPGEEIFLPYLSGERTPHNNAAARGSFTGLSQSTDTAKLAQAVMEGVTFAFRDCQSVLQAAGTKMSSMLAVGGGSKSSLWLRMIATNLDMEISVPADGDFGGALGAARLALCAAEGASPQSVMTMPPIKTVIAPDRALSSAYSDQYARYRALYPAIEEARK, from the coding sequence ATGACTTATCTTGGTATTGATATTGGTACTTCCGGCGTCAAGGCGCTGCTGATCGATGCGCATGGCCGCGCGTTGGGTGAAGCCTCTGCGGCAGCTGTGGAGCCAGTCCGGCCCCATCCCGGCTGGTCCGAGCAAAATCCCGCCGACTGGTGGAAGGCAACCCTTGAGGCCATCGACAAGCTCAAGGCCACTCATGGCAATGAGCTGGCCAAAGTCCGCGGCATCGGCCTCTCCGGTCACATGCATGGCGCGACGCTGCTTGGCCGCAATGACGAGGTCCTGCGCCCCGCCATTCTCTGGAACGATGGCCGCTCGGCCAATGAATGTCGCGAAATGGAAGAGGCGCTCCCTTCGCTTCGCCAGATCGCCGGCAATATCGCTGCCCCCGGCTTCACCGCGCCCAAGATCGCCTGGGTCCGCAAGCATGAGCCGCAGATTTTCGAGAAGATCGAAAAGGTCCTGCTCCCCAAGGCCTATGTTCGCCTGCTGCTGACCGGCGAATATGTCGAGGATATGAGCGACGCCGCCGGCACGCTCTGGCTCGACGTCGCCAAGCGCGACTGGTCTGACGAGCTCTTGGCGCTGACGGGTCTTGGCCGTTCGCACATGCCGCGCCTTGTCGAAGGCTCGGAAGTTTCCGGCACGCTCAAATCCGACCTCGCCCAACGCTGGGGCATGGGCAATGTCGTGGTCGCCGGCGGTGCCGGTGATAATGCCGGCGCCGCTTGTGGCATCGGCGCCATCCGCCCTGGCGAAGGTTTTGTCTCGCTCGGCACGTCGGGCGTGATCTTTGTCTCCAATGACAAGTTCCGTCCCAATACCGAGGGCGCGGTCCATGCCTTCTGCCACGCCATTCCCGACACCTGGCACCAGATGGGCGTCATCCTCTCGGCGACCGATTCGCTCAACTGGCTCTCGCGCATCACAGGCCAGAAACAGGCCGAGCTCGCCGGTGCCGCCGAGCGTCAGTTCAATGGCCCGGGCGAGGAAATTTTCCTCCCTTATCTCTCGGGCGAACGCACGCCGCATAACAATGCCGCTGCCCGCGGTTCCTTCACCGGTCTCAGCCAATCGACCGACACAGCCAAGCTCGCCCAGGCGGTGATGGAGGGCGTGACCTTCGCCTTCCGCGATTGCCAAAGCGTTCTGCAAGCTGCCGGCACGAAGATGTCGAGCATGCTTGCGGTGGGTGGCGGGTCAAAATCCAGCCTCTGGCTGCGAATGATCGCCACCAATCTCGACATGGAAATCTCTGTTCCTGCCGACGGCGACTTCGGCGGCGCGCTCGGCGCGGCCCGCCTTGCGCTCTGTGCAGCGGAAGGCGCGTCACCCCAATCGGTGATGACCATGCCGCCCATCAAGACGGTCATCGCCCCCGACAGGGCGCTGTCTTCCGCCTATTCCGACCAATATGCGCGCTATCGCGCACTCTACCCCGCCATCGAGGAGGCACGTAAGTGA
- a CDS encoding VOC family protein has translation MVTIALHHVAVIVTDLDRSGRFYQDLFGLMPIERPPFSIPGLWLGVGSLQIHLTVYPPGTFRTRPVDNDDVHFAFRTDDFEGFVSHAEAMGFNAEAETDDPFRMILKRQGMAGFPQLYLMDPDRNVIEVNGAPGSS, from the coding sequence ATGGTGACGATTGCCCTGCACCATGTAGCCGTAATCGTCACCGACCTCGACCGCTCGGGACGGTTCTATCAGGACCTGTTTGGTCTGATGCCCATCGAGCGGCCACCTTTTTCCATTCCGGGCCTCTGGCTCGGAGTGGGCTCGCTCCAGATTCACCTGACGGTCTACCCGCCCGGCACTTTCCGCACGCGGCCGGTGGACAATGACGATGTTCATTTCGCCTTTCGCACCGACGATTTCGAAGGATTTGTCAGCCATGCCGAGGCCATGGGGTTCAACGCCGAGGCCGAGACGGATGACCCCTTTCGAATGATCCTCAAGCGTCAGGGCATGGCAGGCTTTCCCCAACTCTATCTCATGGACCCCGATCGCAATGTCATCGAGGTCAACGGCGCGCCGGGTTCATCCTGA
- a CDS encoding glycoside hydrolase family 43 protein, whose translation MPQITNPILPGFNPDPSILRVGDDYYIATSTFEWFPGVQIHHSKDLANWELVTRPLTRKAQLDMRGDPDSCGVWAPCLTHDGEKFWLVYTDVKRKDGSFKDAHNYIVTADSIEGPWSDPVYVNSSGFDPSLFHDDDGKKWFVNMMWDHRTRPLKFAGIALQEFDPKAGKLVGPRKNIYQGTDLKLVEGPHLYKRNGWYYLLTAEGGTAYDHAVTFARSRDIWGPYETHPDKHILTSKDAPFAALQRAGHGDLVETREGKTYLVHLTGRPTTQERRCVLGRETAIQEAEWTEDGWIHVKHGPVPSLHVEVPGIRDEIKYWAEQRYAFDGALHKDFQWLRTPEPERIFELTGGKLRLIGRESIGSWFEQALVARRQTHFSYDAETVVDFSPTDERQFAGLTAYYSRYNFFYLTITAHADGQRELLLMNSEASWPDGNLRISEPVQISNQGKVRLALTIRGKKLQFFYAMEGEELTPIGPVLDASLLSDECGGHQAHGSFTGAFVGVAASDLNGTALHADFDYFLYRPVEHPSDRYEV comes from the coding sequence ATGCCCCAGATCACCAATCCCATCCTGCCCGGCTTCAACCCGGACCCGTCCATCCTGCGGGTAGGAGATGACTATTACATCGCCACCTCGACCTTCGAATGGTTTCCGGGCGTGCAGATCCATCACAGCAAGGACCTCGCAAACTGGGAGCTGGTCACCCGCCCGCTGACCCGCAAGGCGCAGCTCGACATGCGCGGAGATCCCGATAGCTGCGGCGTCTGGGCGCCCTGCCTGACCCACGACGGCGAAAAATTCTGGCTGGTCTATACCGACGTCAAGCGCAAGGACGGCTCGTTCAAGGACGCGCACAACTACATCGTCACGGCCGACAGCATCGAGGGCCCTTGGTCCGATCCGGTCTATGTCAATTCCTCGGGCTTTGACCCGAGCCTGTTCCACGATGACGACGGCAAAAAATGGTTCGTCAACATGATGTGGGACCACCGCACGCGGCCGCTGAAGTTTGCCGGCATTGCCCTGCAGGAGTTCGATCCGAAGGCCGGAAAACTGGTGGGTCCGCGCAAGAATATCTACCAAGGCACGGACCTCAAGCTGGTCGAAGGTCCCCATCTCTACAAGCGCAATGGATGGTATTACTTGCTGACGGCAGAGGGCGGCACGGCATACGACCACGCAGTGACGTTCGCGCGTTCGCGTGACATCTGGGGTCCCTACGAAACTCATCCCGACAAGCATATCCTGACGTCGAAGGACGCGCCCTTTGCCGCCCTGCAGCGCGCCGGGCACGGCGACTTGGTGGAAACGCGCGAGGGCAAGACCTATCTGGTGCATCTCACCGGCCGCCCGACGACCCAAGAACGCCGCTGCGTGCTGGGCCGCGAAACGGCCATCCAGGAAGCCGAATGGACCGAAGACGGCTGGATTCACGTGAAACACGGCCCTGTTCCGTCGCTTCATGTCGAAGTGCCTGGCATTCGGGACGAGATCAAATACTGGGCGGAGCAGCGCTACGCATTCGACGGCGCGCTGCACAAGGATTTCCAGTGGCTCCGCACGCCGGAACCGGAACGGATTTTCGAGCTGACTGGCGGCAAGCTGCGTCTCATCGGACGTGAGTCGATCGGCTCCTGGTTCGAGCAGGCGCTGGTCGCACGTCGCCAGACCCATTTCTCCTATGACGCCGAAACCGTCGTCGATTTCTCGCCGACCGACGAACGCCAGTTCGCCGGCCTCACGGCCTACTACTCGCGCTACAATTTCTTCTATCTCACCATCACTGCCCATGCCGATGGCCAGCGCGAACTGCTGCTGATGAATTCGGAAGCGTCCTGGCCCGATGGCAATCTCAGGATTTCCGAGCCGGTGCAGATTTCCAATCAAGGCAAGGTCAGGCTGGCGCTGACCATCCGCGGAAAAAAGCTGCAATTCTTCTATGCCATGGAGGGCGAGGAGCTGACGCCCATCGGCCCGGTGCTCGATGCTTCCCTGCTTTCAGACGAATGCGGTGGCCATCAGGCGCACGGCAGCTTCACCGGCGCTTTTGTTGGCGTCGCCGCCAGCGATCTCAACGGCACGGCGCTTCATGCCGACTTCGACTATTTCCTCTATCGCCCGGTCGAGCACCCCAGCGATCGTTACGAGGTCTAA
- the mutS gene encoding DNA mismatch repair protein MutS, giving the protein MDPTSIQPALTPMMAQYFEIKAVNPGYLLFYRMGDFYELFFEDAEIASAALGIVLTKRGKHLGEDIQMCGVPIHAANDYLNKLIKLGHRVAICEQVEDPKEAKKRGAKSVVKRDVVRLITAGTLTEDDHLDARSSNFLAALSMLRHGETDFALAWADVSTGETFTVDLSAEQLQDELARVDPAELLLADATRQALVERHLFAPAWAPIAHAVPPESFDSEAATIALRAAFPDGTFDPSVLSRAARGALGAVLAYVRDSQKGVGVALRAPVLDGTTRHMAIDQATRASLELHQTQRGQQRGSLRQVIDLTVTAPGSRLLSSRLAAPLADAGAINARLDAVGLLANDTLLNGRLRADLKSVPDLARALTRLALDRGGPRDLAAIGKAVAAASALSGHFARLDEIPPVLARLAKTLGAAPLPLASELAVALDDDLPLFSRDGGFVRKGYDQTLDDERALASETRAVVAALQARLIDETDVRSLKIKHNGVLGYFVEVPANHGGKLLEEPHRQSFIHRQTMANAMRFTTTELAELEGRIARAHEAALGIELTVFAHLRGQVLGLTTILRELADTLAELDVTTALAHLAATRAYTRPDVDDSLAFAIHGGRHPVVEDMVMSEGHSFVANDADLSGTDADGGGALWLVTGPNMGGKSTFLRQNALIAILAQIGSFVPASSAHIGVIDRVFSRVGASDDIAHGRSTFMVEMVETAAILNRATRRSLVVLDEIGRGTATFDGLSIAWAAVEALHETTGCRALFATHFHELTSLAKTLTRVSNVTMKVREWEGEVVFLHEVGPGAADRSYGIQVARLAGLPEPVLARARQVLTVLEQRSAGTASSGQKASVLDDLPLFAHQPPSRPVEKDPVHSALDAVRPDEMTPKQAIEALYQLKKLRDDARRS; this is encoded by the coding sequence ATGGACCCCACTTCGATCCAGCCCGCTCTCACGCCCATGATGGCGCAGTATTTCGAGATCAAGGCGGTCAATCCCGGTTACCTGCTCTTTTATCGCATGGGCGATTTCTACGAGCTCTTCTTCGAAGACGCCGAGATCGCCTCGGCAGCGCTCGGCATTGTTCTGACCAAGCGCGGCAAGCATCTGGGTGAGGATATCCAGATGTGCGGCGTGCCCATTCATGCCGCCAATGACTACCTCAACAAGCTGATCAAGCTGGGTCACCGCGTCGCCATCTGCGAGCAGGTCGAAGATCCCAAAGAGGCAAAAAAACGCGGTGCCAAGTCAGTGGTCAAGCGGGATGTGGTCCGCCTCATCACGGCCGGCACGCTAACCGAAGACGATCACCTCGACGCACGCAGCTCCAATTTCCTCGCCGCTCTGTCCATGCTGCGTCATGGCGAAACCGATTTCGCCCTTGCCTGGGCCGATGTCTCGACCGGCGAGACCTTTACCGTCGATCTGAGTGCCGAGCAGCTGCAGGATGAACTGGCCCGGGTCGATCCGGCCGAATTGCTGCTGGCCGATGCCACACGGCAGGCTCTGGTCGAGCGCCACCTCTTTGCCCCCGCCTGGGCGCCCATCGCCCATGCCGTGCCGCCGGAAAGCTTCGACAGCGAGGCGGCCACCATTGCGCTCCGTGCTGCTTTCCCCGATGGCACGTTCGATCCCAGCGTGCTCTCCCGCGCCGCCCGTGGCGCCCTGGGGGCCGTGCTCGCCTATGTCCGCGACTCGCAAAAGGGTGTCGGCGTCGCCCTGCGCGCCCCAGTTCTCGACGGCACCACCCGCCACATGGCCATCGACCAAGCCACTCGCGCCAGTCTCGAACTGCACCAGACCCAGCGTGGCCAACAGCGCGGTTCGCTCCGCCAGGTCATTGATTTGACCGTAACTGCCCCAGGCTCGCGTCTCCTCTCGTCCCGCCTCGCCGCCCCTCTGGCCGATGCGGGTGCCATCAATGCACGGCTCGACGCCGTCGGGCTCCTGGCCAATGACACCCTGCTCAACGGCCGCTTGCGCGCGGATCTCAAATCCGTGCCCGACCTCGCCCGCGCGCTGACCCGCCTCGCGCTTGATCGCGGTGGTCCGCGCGATCTGGCTGCCATTGGCAAGGCCGTGGCCGCTGCATCCGCGCTTTCTGGACACTTCGCGCGCCTTGATGAGATTCCGCCGGTTCTCGCGCGCCTTGCGAAGACGCTGGGTGCTGCACCCCTGCCCTTGGCTTCCGAACTGGCCGTGGCGCTGGACGACGATCTGCCGCTCTTCAGCCGCGATGGTGGCTTTGTTCGCAAGGGTTACGACCAGACGCTGGACGACGAGCGCGCGCTCGCCAGCGAAACCCGCGCCGTGGTGGCGGCCCTTCAGGCCCGGTTGATTGACGAAACCGACGTCCGCTCGCTCAAGATCAAGCACAATGGCGTTCTCGGCTATTTTGTCGAAGTCCCGGCCAATCATGGCGGCAAGCTGCTCGAAGAGCCGCATCGCCAGAGTTTCATCCACCGCCAGACCATGGCCAATGCCATGCGCTTTACCACGACCGAATTGGCGGAACTCGAAGGCCGCATCGCCCGCGCCCATGAAGCCGCCCTCGGCATCGAGCTCACTGTGTTCGCCCACCTGCGCGGTCAGGTCCTTGGCCTCACCACTATCCTGCGCGAATTGGCCGATACCCTCGCTGAACTCGATGTCACCACCGCCCTGGCCCATCTCGCCGCGACGCGCGCCTATACTCGCCCTGACGTCGACGACTCTCTGGCCTTTGCCATCCACGGTGGCCGCCATCCGGTGGTCGAAGACATGGTCATGTCCGAGGGCCACAGCTTTGTTGCCAATGATGCCGACCTTTCCGGCACCGACGCCGATGGCGGTGGAGCGCTCTGGCTGGTCACCGGCCCCAATATGGGCGGTAAATCGACCTTCCTCCGCCAGAATGCGCTGATCGCCATCCTCGCCCAGATTGGCTCCTTCGTGCCGGCGTCCTCGGCTCATATCGGCGTCATCGACCGTGTCTTCTCCCGCGTTGGCGCCAGCGACGACATTGCCCATGGCCGCTCGACCTTCATGGTGGAAATGGTCGAAACCGCCGCTATCTTGAACCGCGCGACTCGCAGAAGCCTGGTTGTGCTCGACGAGATCGGCCGCGGCACCGCAACCTTCGATGGCCTTTCCATCGCCTGGGCTGCTGTGGAAGCCCTGCATGAAACCACGGGCTGCCGTGCGCTCTTTGCCACCCATTTTCACGAGCTGACCAGTCTCGCCAAGACGCTGACCAGGGTCAGCAACGTGACGATGAAAGTGCGCGAATGGGAGGGCGAGGTCGTCTTTCTGCATGAAGTGGGCCCCGGTGCTGCCGACCGGTCCTATGGCATTCAGGTGGCCCGCCTGGCCGGCCTGCCCGAGCCGGTGCTGGCCCGTGCTCGTCAGGTTTTGACCGTGCTGGAGCAGCGCTCGGCCGGCACCGCCTCTTCCGGCCAGAAGGCCAGCGTGCTAGACGATTTACCGCTTTTTGCGCATCAGCCGCCTTCACGCCCCGTTGAGAAAGACCCGGTACACTCTGCGCTCGATGCTGTCCGTCCCGACGAAATGACCCCGAAACAAGCGATCGAAGCGCTCTATCAATTGAAGAAACTCCGCGATGACGCTCGCCGAAGCTGA